DNA sequence from the Elusimicrobiota bacterium genome:
GAGAACCACAGGCCTTTGGGGCGGCGCGGCCATAGGCTTGGCGGATAAGACTGTTGTCGTCAGCGGCATTAAAATCAGGATCGTGTCTTTTATAAGCCCGGAAATATTTTCACTTTATCCGGATGCGTTCACAGACAAGCTTGAGTTCAAGGATTTGAAAGAAGTTCTGGAAGACGGGGAAAACGCGGATTTTCTGATCCTTCTTTCCCACGCCGGCGCAGATGAGAATAGTAAAATAGCCGCGGAATTCAGGGAATTTGATTTAATAATAGGCGGCCATTCCCAAACACTTTTGAACAAACCTATAAAGGCCGGCGGCGCTTTAATAGCGCAGGCCGGCGGCAATCTTCAGCAGGCCGGTAAGATTGTTTTAAGATTTAATGGTAACAGGAAACTGTCGGGCTATACTTACGAGATCGTTCCTTTAATAAATAAAATTCCCGACGATCCCCAGCTGAAAGCATTAATTGGAGAATACAAAACCGCGGCAAAATAAAAATAAAGGAAAACCAAACAAATGAAAAAAACACATATTGGTATTATGCTTATCGTGCTTTTTGCGTGCGCGTGCAGAACCGCGCCGGATAAAGCCGTTATAAAAGAAGGTGAAATAAACAGGGAATGGATTGAAGAGGGCGTCACCGCAAAGTATGTTTTCGCCAGGGGAATGGGCGCGGCGGATCAAAAGCTTGAAAATAAGACCCAGCGGATGGCCACTTCCAGAAACGCGGCGGTGGTTAACGCGCAGTATAACATGCTGTCTCTGGTCAAAGGCGTGAAGCTTGAAGGCGGTATCACTGTGGCAAAGGCTATTGAAACGGATTCCGTGCTTGCCACAAAGATAAATGACGTGATCAAAGGCGCGCAAATTGTCAGGTCCGGCTGGTCAAACGACGATGGCTGTGTGGTCAGCCTGAAGCTTTCCAAAGACGCCCTGAAAACCGCCGGATTGCAAATCGCACAGTAGTCCGTCCTCCCTCGTGAAAACTATGGAAAAACAGGGAGCGGATGCCGGTTTTTATTCTTTTCAGGCAGGGCTGGAGGGGGTACTTCGCCTTAAGGGGTAAATAACCCGCAAAGCCGGTATAAATTGGTAAAATAGAAATGTGGCCGCTAAAGCGGCTTTAAACTGAGCCGGACTTGAGCCGGGGAGACTAAAAACAATGACAACTTACCGCTGCGCGAAGAACACGAAGTGTCCCACAAAGACGTTAAACACCACGCCTGTGACCGTGCCGACCTGCTGCAACACGCCGATGACGACCGTTAACACCAATACGACCTGCTGCAACACCACGAACAGGACGACCACGCCCAACACGAACACAAAAACGAACATGAACGCCACTCCGAAAAAGGACTGCTGCTGCTCGTAATTAAGCGACAATATCTTTTTCAAAGATAAAGCGGCCTTGCCCTCAAAAAGCGGGGCTGTTTTGTTTTCGGTTTATTTTCCGCCTTTATTTATCTATATTATGGATATGCCGGTCTCCCGCAATAATAAAACCGCCGCCCCGGTGCTTAAAAGCGACACGGAACTTAAGTTCCCGCACGCCCTTTTAATAAGCGCCTCGGCCGGCTCGGGCAAAACATACACGCTCGCGCAGCGCTATGTCCAGTTCCTGCTTTCCGAAAAGATCCCGGACCACGACCTGGAAAATATTCTGGCCGTCACCTTCACGAATAACGCGGCCAAGGAAATGAAAACGCGCATTTTGGACTGGCTTAAGGAAATCGCCCTGAAGCCCGATTCCCAAAAGATGGACGAGACTCTGCGCCTGGTGGACATAAGCCGCGCCGATGCTCAAAAAAAAGCCGCGGCGCTGGTTGAGCGCGTAATAGACAATTATTCCGACTTTCACATACAGACCATAGACAGTTTCATGACGCGCGTGATGACCGCCTCGGTAAACGAACTGGACCTGCCGCTGAACCCCGAGATCACCATGTCCTACGACGACCTTATCGAGCTGGCCCTGTATTCCATGTTCTCGCGCCTTGGCACTGACAAGGATCTTAAAGCCAACATAGACACTTTCCTTAACATCCTGCCTGAAAAGGGCGCTTATCCCTGGAATCCGGTCCTGCGCATACGCGACTATTTCGCCGCGTTCCTTAATGAAGAAGGCAAAACCAAGGGCGAGATAATTTCCGACGACTCCGGCGCCCCCGGCAAGGCTCGCGAGCAGCTTTGGGGGGATATCCTCAGAGCCTGTGGGGAGCTTAAGAAAAAAATAAAGCCCGAACTTATGAAGGGCAGCCTGGCCGCCGCCATTGAAAACAAGGACATTAACGCCTTCATTTCAAATTACAGCTTTGAAAACTGGCTTTTGAACGGTGGCAGGAAAAACCGCACTACCGGCGAATTTCCCGTCACGCCGGACACAAAAAAGGACCTGGAATATTTAAGCGAACTGGTGCGCCAACTGCTTATGGCCGACGCTTTAAGCTACTTTCACCCGTATACCTCCATTTATTCCCGTTTCAAGGCCGAACTCGAACGCGTTAAGCGCGGTAAAACCGATATCATCCACATAAACGATGTGAACAAAAAGCTTTCCACCTATATAAACGCCAATGTCGCGCCGGATATTTACCTTAAACTGGGCGAGCGCATAAATCATTATCTTATAGACGAGTTCCAGGACACCAACAAGCTGCAATGGGATAATTTCAAGCCGCTGATAGAAGAATCATTGTCCGGCCAGGGCTCGCTTTTTATGGTGGGCGACATCAAGCAGGCCATTTTCATGTTCCGCAACGCCGACTATAAAATAATGCGCGATTTGCTTACTTACGCCGAGGGCAAAAAGGACCATTGCGATAATTTAGAGCTTGCCTCGGTGGGCGGCAGGCTTGAACTTGTGAATTTGCCCGTTAACTACCGCAGCGGCGGCAAAATACTGGATTATGTGAACGCCGTTTTCAAGCACGACCTCAAAAACCGCAAAGAACTTGCAGGCGAAGATGTAACCGAGCTTACTTCCTACGAGCAGGCCCCGCAAAAAGAGCGCGCCGCCGCCGGTTTTGTCCAGACCATTTCCCTTGAGGCCGAAAACATAACCGACGACCAGGTGGAGCGTGGGGAACTGCTGAAAATAATAGAAAGCGCCCGCAAGCGCTATCCCTTGAACGAAATAGCCATTCTGGCAGCCAAGAACAAGCGCATAAAGCCCGTGGTGGAATGGCTTACCGCCGCCCATATCCCCGTGGCCTCGCTGAGTTCCCTGGATATACGGGAACGCCGGGTGATAGCGGAACTGCTTGCGCTGTTAAAATTCCTTGAAACCCCGGCAGACGATTCCGCCTTCGCCGCTTTTGTGACCGGTGAGATATTCCGCAAAGCCGCGAGCGTTGCGCGCTCGGAACTGTTGGAATTCATCTTTCAAACGCGCGCAAGTCACAGGTCGCAGGTCACAGGTCTCAAGTCACAGGGAATCTCCGCCACTTACCACAATATCTTGTATCCACATTTCAAAGATCACCCAAAATATTCCAAATACTGGGCGCGATTTTTCGATGAATTGTTCCGTAAAACCGGCTATCTGCCGCTTTACGAACTGTGCGCGCTTATTTATTTAAAGTTCGAACTGTTCAGGCACTTCCCCGATGAATCCGCGTTCCTGTCCAAATTCCTTAATATAGTTTCCAAGGCCCAATCGGCCGGCATAACAGGCGTGCGCGGCTTCCTTGATTTTGCCCGGGGGGATGACGAAAGCCGCGGCACGGCTTTTTCCATAATCCTGCCCGATTACCTTGAAGCCGCGCGCGTAATGACCTTCCACAAGGCCAAGGGCCTGGGTTTCTCGGTGGTGATAAATTTAATATACGAAGACCGGGACCTAGCTGATGTCATGTATTTTGACGAAACGCCGGAAGGGATAAAGGTATATAAAATAATAAAGAGCGCGGCCGCCCAGCTGCCCGAACTGGGCCGGGTTTATGAAAGTAAGAAAACGGACGGCAATGTTCAGGACCTGAATCTGCTGTATGTTATTGAAACCCGCGCCAAGGAAGAGCTTTATAACCTGGTGATCAGGAAAAAGCGCAAAAATCCGTCCGAAACCGTCAAACCCACCGATCTTTTTGACAATTATCTGTCTGAGGACATGTTACAGGCGGCAGGTGACAGATTGCAGGTTAAAAAGGTAGACGCTACCTTTTTGAAGCCGCTGGAGCCGGAGCCGGTTTACAGCGCTAATTATGAGGTCGTCTCCGCCATACCCACTCTAAACGCCTATGCCGGCTCAAAAGAAGGCGAATTGGTCCACGACATCCTATCCCATATCATTACTCTGCCGTCTTTTCCGTTAAGTCACAGGTCACAAGGCACAAGTCACAAGTCAGATTCTTCTTCTGGCGCTCAACTCCCGATTCTGGCCTCTATCCTTGAAGTCATCTATCAAGAATGCGCGCCGCGCTATCCGGTAAAGTTTAATGAGACTAAGATAGTAAAAACTCTGGCCGCTTTCCTGGCTCTGCCGGAAGTTAAGCCCTGGTTTGAGCCCAAAGAGGGCCGCATCATTAAAACCGAGACCGAATTTGCCGACAAAAACGGCAATCTCTCCCGCGTGGACCGGCTTATAATAGACAAAGATCTCATAACCATAATAGACTTCAAAACCGGCGCGGAAGACGCGGAAAAATACGCCGCGCAGTTAAAGCGTTACCTGGCACTTGCCGCTGAAATCTATAAGCTGCCCGTCAAAGGCCTGATAGCCTATGTGGATTTGGGGAAAGCAGTAGAGATTCACTGATCACTTACAAGCGATCATAATATTGTGTGCGAAAAAATAGGCAGACCTATAATTCCGGCGTTTTCAATACGACACTGCGCTGTCGCTTTGTCTTGCTATACTAGTTAAATGAAACTTAAAGAAATTTTAAA
Encoded proteins:
- a CDS encoding UvrD-helicase domain-containing protein; this encodes MDMPVSRNNKTAAPVLKSDTELKFPHALLISASAGSGKTYTLAQRYVQFLLSEKIPDHDLENILAVTFTNNAAKEMKTRILDWLKEIALKPDSQKMDETLRLVDISRADAQKKAAALVERVIDNYSDFHIQTIDSFMTRVMTASVNELDLPLNPEITMSYDDLIELALYSMFSRLGTDKDLKANIDTFLNILPEKGAYPWNPVLRIRDYFAAFLNEEGKTKGEIISDDSGAPGKAREQLWGDILRACGELKKKIKPELMKGSLAAAIENKDINAFISNYSFENWLLNGGRKNRTTGEFPVTPDTKKDLEYLSELVRQLLMADALSYFHPYTSIYSRFKAELERVKRGKTDIIHINDVNKKLSTYINANVAPDIYLKLGERINHYLIDEFQDTNKLQWDNFKPLIEESLSGQGSLFMVGDIKQAIFMFRNADYKIMRDLLTYAEGKKDHCDNLELASVGGRLELVNLPVNYRSGGKILDYVNAVFKHDLKNRKELAGEDVTELTSYEQAPQKERAAAGFVQTISLEAENITDDQVERGELLKIIESARKRYPLNEIAILAAKNKRIKPVVEWLTAAHIPVASLSSLDIRERRVIAELLALLKFLETPADDSAFAAFVTGEIFRKAASVARSELLEFIFQTRASHRSQVTGLKSQGISATYHNILYPHFKDHPKYSKYWARFFDELFRKTGYLPLYELCALIYLKFELFRHFPDESAFLSKFLNIVSKAQSAGITGVRGFLDFARGDDESRGTAFSIILPDYLEAARVMTFHKAKGLGFSVVINLIYEDRDLADVMYFDETPEGIKVYKIIKSAAAQLPELGRVYESKKTDGNVQDLNLLYVIETRAKEELYNLVIRKKRKNPSETVKPTDLFDNYLSEDMLQAAGDRLQVKKVDATFLKPLEPEPVYSANYEVVSAIPTLNAYAGSKEGELVHDILSHIITLPSFPLSHRSQGTSHKSDSSSGAQLPILASILEVIYQECAPRYPVKFNETKIVKTLAAFLALPEVKPWFEPKEGRIIKTETEFADKNGNLSRVDRLIIDKDLITIIDFKTGAEDAEKYAAQLKRYLALAAEIYKLPVKGLIAYVDLGKAVEIH